A genome region from Vulpes lagopus strain Blue_001 chromosome 7, ASM1834538v1, whole genome shotgun sequence includes the following:
- the WNT8A gene encoding protein Wnt-8a translates to MGDLFMLRVAVGICYATFSASAWSVNNFLITGPKAYLTYTTSVALGAQSGIEECKFQFAWERWNCPESALQLSTHNRLRSATRETSFIHAISSAGVMYIITKNCSMGDFENCGCDESKNGKTGGHGWIWGGCSDNVEFGERISKLFVDSLEKGKDARALMNLHNNRAGRLAVRAIMKRTCKCHGISGSCSIQTCWLQLADFREMGDYLKAKYKQALKIEMDKRQLRAGNSAEGHWAPTEAFLPSAEAELIFLEESPDYCTRNSSLGIYGTEGRECLQDSHNTSRWEQHSCGRLCTECGLQVEERRTEAISSCNCKFQWCCTVRCDQCRHVVNKYYCTSSLGSASARGKGSAS, encoded by the exons ATGGGGGACCTGTTTATGCTCAGGGTGGCCGTGGGCATATGCTACGCCACCTTCAGTGCCTCTGCCTG GTCAGTGAACAATTTCCTGATAACAGGTCCCAAG GCCTATCTGACCTACACCACCAGCGTGGCCCTGGGCGCCCAGAGTGGCATAGAGGAGTGTAAATTCCAATTTGCTTGGGAACGCTGGAACTGCCCGGAAAGTGCTCTCCAGCTCTCCACTCACAACAGGCTGAGAAGTG CCACCAGGGAGACTTCTTTCATTCATGCCATCAGCTCTGCTGGAGTCATGTACATCATCACCAAGAACTGTAGCATGGGCGACTTTGAAAACTGTGGCTGTGATGAGTCAAAAAACGGAAAAACAG GAGGTCACGGCTGGATCTGGGGAGGCTGCAGCGACAATGTGGAATTTGGGGAAAGGATCTCCAAACTCTTTGTGGATAGcctggaaaagggaaaagatgCGAGAGCCCTGATGAACCTTCACAACAACAGGGCAGGCAGGCTG GCAGTGAGAGCCATCATGAAAAGGACCTGCAAATGTCATGGCATCTCTGGGAGCTGCAGCATCCAAACATGCTGGCTGCAGCTGGCTGACTTCCGGGAAATGGGAGACTACCTGAAAGCCAAGTACAAGCAGGCCCTGAAAATTGAGATGGATAAGCGGCAGTTGAGGGCTGGGAACAGTGCTGAGGGCCACTGGGCCCCCACTGAGGCCTTCCTTCCTAGTGCAGAGGCTGAGCTGATCTTTTTAGAGGAATCACCAGATTACTGTACCCGTAATTCCAGTCTGGGCATCTATGGCACAGAAGGCCGGGAGTGTCTGCAGGACAGCCACAACACATCCAGGTGGGAGCAACACAGCTGCGGGCGCCTATGCACCGAGTGTGGCCTGCAGGTGGAAGAGAGAAGAACTGAGGCTATCAGCAGCTGTAACTGCAAATTCCAGTGGTGCTGTACAGTCAGGTGCGACCAGTGTAGGCACGTAGTGAACAAGTACTACTGCACAAGCTCCCTGGGCAGCGCTTCGGCCAGAGGCAAGGGCAGTGCTTCATAG